A region of Nitrospirota bacterium DNA encodes the following proteins:
- the accB gene encoding acetyl-CoA carboxylase biotin carboxyl carrier protein — MKDTGDSKPLKSVKKPWVDITELRSLIDLVKDTEVSELEVEKDGVRVKIKKSVPSASYGLKKLQETVSVTMPSGFANHGTSVHTADLSDDKYHAVTSPIVGTFYRSPSPDSEFYVNVGDTVKKGQILCIVEAMKLMNEIESEVDGKIAEILAEDSQPVEYGEVLFKIEPV; from the coding sequence ATGAAAGATACAGGAGACAGCAAGCCTTTAAAATCCGTTAAGAAACCCTGGGTTGATATTACTGAATTAAGGTCCCTTATTGATCTGGTAAAAGACACTGAGGTATCTGAACTTGAGGTAGAGAAGGATGGGGTTAGGGTAAAGATCAAGAAATCCGTACCATCGGCATCTTATGGATTAAAAAAGCTTCAGGAGACAGTTTCAGTCACAATGCCATCCGGTTTTGCTAATCATGGGACATCGGTACATACGGCTGATTTGTCTGATGATAAATATCATGCTGTTACATCTCCAATTGTCGGGACATTTTACCGTTCACCTTCCCCTGATTCTGAATTTTATGTTAATGTGGGTGATACTGTAAAAAAAGGCCAGATACTCTGTATTGTTGAGGCAATGAAGCTGATGAATGAGATTGAATCAGAGGTTGACGGAAAGATTGCAGAGATATTAGCCGAAGATTCTCAACCGGTTGAATACGGTGAGGTATTGTTTAAGATCGAGCCGGTGTAA
- the efp gene encoding elongation factor P has product MRAGNKVEIEGEPYIVVEAQHVKPGKGGAFCRTKLKSLRTGSILERTYRVNEKLDSPNLEQKEVQFLYVSEAQYYFMEVNTFEQLFLREDQLGSSKNYIKENMILNILYFNGNPIGIDLPLSVELAIAKTDPGIRGDTATGGTKPAVLETGAVVKVPLYLNEGDVVKVDTRTGEFIERVK; this is encoded by the coding sequence ATGAGGGCGGGCAATAAGGTAGAGATAGAAGGTGAGCCTTATATAGTAGTTGAGGCACAGCATGTAAAACCGGGTAAGGGGGGGGCTTTCTGCAGGACTAAATTAAAGAGCCTGAGAACAGGCAGTATACTGGAACGTACATACAGGGTAAATGAAAAACTTGATTCACCGAATCTGGAGCAGAAAGAGGTTCAGTTTCTCTATGTTTCAGAAGCGCAGTACTATTTTATGGAGGTGAATACATTTGAACAGCTTTTTCTTCGTGAAGACCAGCTTGGGTCGAGTAAGAACTATATTAAAGAAAATATGATCCTGAATATACTATATTTTAATGGTAATCCCATTGGGATAGATTTACCTCTATCTGTAGAACTTGCTATTGCAAAGACTGACCCCGGTATTAGAGGCGATACTGCTACAGGAGGTACTAAACCTGCTGTGCTTGAGACAGGGGCAGTAGTAAAGGTTCCCTTATATTTGAATGAGGGGGACGTAGTAAAAGTGGACACGAGGACCGGTGAATTTATTGAAAGGGTGAAATGA
- the plsX gene encoding phosphate acyltransferase PlsX, giving the protein MKIALDAMGGDSSPSAEVEGAILAARAFNTEIVLVGDEKLIRAELEKHKTANLPLSIHHASQRIEMHESPASALRRKKDSSIVVATNLVKEGKVSAVVSAGNTGATMAAGFFILGPVKGVERPAIATILPTLDGIAIMLDVGANVDCKPRHLYQFAIMGHVYATRVLQREKPRIGLLSIGEEDTKGNILTKETFRHLKDSPLNFIGNVEGRDVYSGSADVVVCDGFIGNVALKISEGVAETINKLLRREIEKSIFGKIGYLFLKPAFKSFKKKVDYAEYGGAPLLGVNGGCIICHGRSTPKAIKNAITMAIDFTRMQTIDYLQEDLNKFMNFYGEDLN; this is encoded by the coding sequence ATGAAGATTGCTTTAGATGCCATGGGGGGGGATAGTTCCCCGTCCGCAGAAGTTGAAGGGGCAATCTTAGCAGCAAGAGCATTCAATACTGAGATAGTCCTTGTTGGTGATGAGAAACTCATCAGGGCTGAGCTTGAAAAGCATAAAACTGCTAATCTTCCCCTTTCAATACACCATGCATCCCAGCGGATTGAGATGCACGAAAGTCCTGCGTCCGCTCTTAGACGAAAGAAAGATTCCTCTATAGTAGTAGCCACAAACCTAGTAAAAGAAGGCAAAGTCTCGGCAGTTGTAAGTGCCGGAAACACCGGTGCTACTATGGCAGCTGGCTTCTTTATATTAGGACCTGTAAAGGGTGTGGAACGTCCTGCAATTGCTACAATCCTGCCGACCCTTGATGGTATTGCCATTATGCTTGATGTAGGTGCTAATGTTGATTGCAAACCAAGACATTTATATCAGTTTGCAATAATGGGGCATGTATATGCAACAAGGGTGCTTCAAAGGGAGAAACCGAGGATAGGGCTTTTAAGCATTGGAGAGGAAGATACAAAAGGGAATATCCTCACAAAAGAGACCTTTAGACACCTTAAAGATAGTCCGCTCAATTTTATCGGAAATGTTGAAGGAAGGGATGTCTATTCCGGGAGTGCAGATGTGGTTGTATGTGACGGTTTCATAGGTAATGTTGCCCTAAAGATCAGCGAAGGTGTTGCTGAGACAATAAATAAGTTATTAAGAAGGGAAATTGAGAAATCAATATTTGGAAAAATCGGGTATCTCTTTTTAAAGCCTGCCTTTAAATCATTCAAGAAAAAGGTTGATTATGCAGAATACGGCGGCGCCCCATTGCTTGGGGTCAACGGCGGCTGCATAATTTGTCATGGCCGTTCTACCCCAAAGGCAATAAAAAATGCTATAACAATGGCGATAGATTTTACAAGAATGCAGACAATAGATTACCTGCAGGAAGATTTAAATAAATTTATGAATTTCTATGGTGAGGATTTGAATTAA
- a CDS encoding ATP-grasp domain-containing protein translates to MKMEEIPVLITGVGGQAGQSTFNYFSNKGFPLIGTDVRDVETDADSFYKIPPADDRSFPTAIIDIIRKERPFLFVPTVTEELHIISRLKKVIEAYGCVVFISPPDAIDIANDKLKTAVIMAGNGMSVPVSFDETTPKEVIVKTLNFPIISKPRTGMGSRGVTLYWNPEELFKETRKDLIYQEFIAGEEFDINMFINKDGEIIANTVLKKTALREGLIGNAIEVESVKRADIEQFGIRAAKTLKLTGPINMDIRMKEDGTPVLLEINARIGRNVHAAPDVLDSLLIEATSVELSLV, encoded by the coding sequence ATGAAGATGGAAGAGATACCTGTATTAATCACTGGAGTCGGGGGGCAGGCCGGGCAGAGTACGTTTAATTACTTTAGTAACAAAGGGTTCCCGTTAATAGGGACTGATGTAAGAGATGTTGAGACAGATGCAGACTCTTTTTATAAAATACCACCTGCTGATGATCGTTCTTTTCCAACAGCAATAATAGATATTATCAGGAAGGAAAGACCTTTTTTATTCGTGCCTACTGTTACAGAAGAACTTCACATTATCTCAAGATTGAAAAAGGTTATTGAGGCGTATGGATGTGTTGTATTCATTTCTCCTCCTGATGCAATAGATATAGCAAATGACAAACTAAAGACCGCTGTTATAATGGCAGGTAACGGCATGTCTGTCCCTGTATCATTTGATGAAACAACGCCAAAAGAGGTTATTGTTAAGACTCTTAATTTCCCGATTATCTCAAAACCACGCACAGGGATGGGCAGCAGGGGAGTTACTCTTTACTGGAATCCGGAGGAGCTTTTCAAAGAAACAAGGAAAGATCTGATTTATCAGGAATTCATTGCAGGAGAAGAATTCGATATCAATATGTTTATCAATAAAGATGGTGAGATAATCGCTAATACAGTGCTTAAAAAGACTGCTTTAAGGGAGGGACTTATCGGGAATGCCATTGAAGTTGAAAGTGTGAAAAGGGCAGACATAGAACAATTCGGCATAAGGGCTGCAAAAACATTAAAATTAACAGGTCCCATCAATATGGATATACGTATGAAAGAGGACGGCACGCCAGTCCTTCTTGAGATAAATGCAAGGATCGGCAGAAATGTACATGCGGCCCCGGATGTGTTAGACAGCCTGCTTATTGAGGCAACTTCAGTTGAGCTGTCTTTGGTCTGA
- the rpmF gene encoding 50S ribosomal protein L32, with the protein MPNPKHKLSKSRRDKRRTHKKLSKPGYVLCPECHEPKLPHNVCLNCGTYKGREIIAVVEE; encoded by the coding sequence ATGCCTAATCCAAAACATAAATTATCAAAATCCCGTCGTGATAAGAGAAGGACTCATAAGAAACTTTCCAAACCAGGTTATGTACTGTGCCCTGAATGTCATGAGCCGAAACTACCCCATAATGTGTGTCTCAATTGCGGCACTTATAAAGGCCGTGAAATAATTGCAGTTGTTGAAGAATAA
- the thiE gene encoding thiamine phosphate synthase, giving the protein MNKQIQGLYLIIDQQHTNKDIVSVAKDAVNAGVDIIQYREKVLSKKATLTIAEELRRITADAGVIFIINDDPAIAFAVDADGVHLGQEDMPVNIARKILGKEKIIGISTHNVQEVVSAKELNPDYIAFGPIFQSPTKMVTSPHGIDGLKQIRASIAVPLIAIGGINLDNVSSVINAGADGVAIISAVLSAAEIKEAVMEFKNLIYQTIKKQ; this is encoded by the coding sequence ATGAATAAACAAATCCAAGGTTTATATCTGATAATCGATCAACAGCATACAAACAAGGATATTGTTTCTGTTGCAAAAGATGCAGTGAATGCTGGTGTTGACATTATCCAGTACAGGGAAAAGGTTTTATCAAAGAAAGCTACACTCACCATTGCAGAAGAGCTGAGAAGAATCACAGCAGATGCTGGTGTAATATTCATTATTAACGATGACCCTGCTATTGCCTTTGCCGTAGATGCTGACGGAGTTCACCTCGGGCAGGAAGATATGCCGGTTAATATTGCAAGGAAGATTCTTGGGAAAGAAAAGATAATAGGAATCTCAACGCACAATGTTCAAGAGGTCGTAAGTGCAAAAGAGCTGAATCCCGATTACATCGCCTTTGGCCCGATATTTCAATCTCCTACAAAAATGGTAACATCTCCTCACGGTATTGACGGACTGAAACAAATAAGGGCATCTATTGCCGTTCCTTTAATTGCCATCGGCGGGATAAATCTTGATAATGTTTCAAGTGTAATCAATGCTGGTGCTGATGGTGTTGCCATCATCTCAGCAGTACTTTCCGCTGCTGAGATTAAGGAGGCGGTTATGGAATTTAAAAACCTGATATATCAAACAATAAAAAAACAATAA
- the accC gene encoding acetyl-CoA carboxylase biotin carboxylase subunit, whose protein sequence is MFHKILIANRGEIALRIIRACKELGIKTVAIYSKADESSLHVRFADERVCVGPPDSAQSYRNIPNILSAAEITNAEAIHPGYGFLAENAHFAEACGAAGIVFIGPTPENIALMGDKAKAKETMIKCGIPLMPGSRGVVASEKEALEVVKEIGFPVIIKACAGGGGRGMRVVHKEQELVNTFLMAQAEAKSCFGSEEVYIEKFFSDPKHIEVQILADKTGNILYLGERDCSVQRRHQKLIEETPSPIVDDKMRKKMGEAAVKAARYVGYISAGTIEFLVDEEHNFYFMEMNTRIQVEHPITEMVTGIDILKEQIRIAAGQTLQFNQKDIKMTGHSIECRINAEDSEKFVPSPGRITAYCAPGGPGVRVDSFAYAGYTVTPYYDSVIAKLIVHGRDREEAIAKMCMALDEYVIEGIKTTIPFHQRVLKSPEFLEGKYSTNLIEKIFNK, encoded by the coding sequence ATGTTCCATAAAATTCTAATAGCCAACAGGGGCGAGATAGCCCTTCGCATAATACGGGCATGTAAAGAACTCGGTATTAAGACGGTGGCAATATATTCAAAGGCAGATGAATCATCTCTTCATGTAAGATTTGCCGATGAAAGGGTTTGCGTAGGCCCTCCGGACAGTGCCCAGAGTTACAGAAATATTCCTAATATATTAAGTGCCGCTGAGATAACCAATGCAGAGGCCATTCACCCTGGTTATGGTTTTCTTGCTGAAAATGCCCACTTTGCAGAGGCATGTGGGGCTGCAGGGATTGTTTTCATAGGTCCAACGCCGGAGAATATTGCCCTTATGGGTGATAAGGCAAAGGCAAAAGAGACTATGATAAAGTGCGGTATCCCGCTGATGCCGGGAAGCAGGGGAGTAGTAGCATCTGAAAAAGAGGCACTTGAAGTTGTAAAAGAGATAGGGTTCCCGGTAATAATAAAGGCCTGTGCAGGAGGCGGTGGAAGGGGGATGAGAGTAGTTCACAAGGAACAGGAACTTGTAAATACATTCCTTATGGCTCAGGCTGAGGCAAAGTCATGTTTTGGAAGCGAAGAGGTCTATATTGAAAAATTCTTCAGCGACCCCAAACACATTGAAGTACAAATACTGGCAGATAAGACAGGTAATATTCTCTATCTCGGTGAGAGAGACTGCTCAGTACAAAGAAGACATCAGAAGTTGATTGAGGAAACCCCATCACCGATTGTTGATGATAAGATGAGAAAGAAGATGGGGGAGGCGGCGGTTAAGGCGGCCAGATATGTAGGATACATTAGTGCCGGTACAATAGAGTTCCTTGTAGATGAAGAACATAATTTTTATTTTATGGAGATGAACACCCGTATCCAGGTTGAACATCCTATAACTGAGATGGTAACAGGCATAGACATCCTAAAAGAACAGATCAGGATTGCTGCCGGACAAACACTTCAATTCAATCAAAAAGATATTAAGATGACAGGGCATAGTATTGAATGTAGGATCAATGCAGAAGATTCAGAAAAATTCGTCCCATCACCGGGACGTATCACAGCCTACTGTGCACCGGGAGGCCCGGGTGTCAGGGTAGATTCTTTTGCTTATGCAGGTTACACTGTAACCCCTTATTATGATTCAGTCATAGCAAAGCTTATCGTTCACGGTAGAGATAGGGAAGAGGCTATCGCAAAGATGTGTATGGCCCTCGATGAATACGTGATAGAAGGCATTAAGACCACCATCCCATTCCACCAGAGAGTTCTGAAAAGTCCCGAATTCCTCGAAGGAAAATATTCCACTAATCTGATTGAGAAGATATTTAATAAATAA
- the aroQ gene encoding type II 3-dehydroquinate dehydratase → MEKILIIHGPNLNMLGKRETGIYGKMTLRDINEALKSLAKELGVEVTVFQSNSEGVLIDRIHESSGVYDAIVINPAGYTHTSVALRDAIAAVDITTVEVHISNIYKREEFRHHSFISPVAAGQIAGFGLNSYLLGLRAAVDLVRSKGRLKAEG, encoded by the coding sequence ATGGAGAAGATTCTCATTATCCATGGCCCTAACCTTAATATGCTCGGAAAAAGGGAGACCGGGATATATGGAAAAATGACATTAAGGGATATAAATGAGGCACTGAAATCCCTTGCAAAAGAACTTGGGGTTGAAGTTACTGTATTTCAATCCAACTCAGAGGGTGTGCTCATAGACAGGATACACGAGTCATCGGGCGTCTATGATGCTATAGTAATTAATCCTGCAGGTTACACACATACGAGTGTTGCATTGAGGGATGCTATTGCAGCAGTTGATATAACGACTGTAGAGGTTCATATATCAAATATTTATAAGAGGGAAGAATTCAGACACCACTCATTCATATCACCTGTTGCCGCAGGCCAGATTGCAGGATTCGGACTGAACAGTTATCTGCTGGGGTTGAGGGCAGCGGTGGATTTAGTTAGAAGCAAAGGCAGGTTGAAGGCTGAAGGCTGA
- a CDS encoding DUF177 domain-containing protein gives MKVLINKIPDEGIEIHSSENAETLNILPSDMELKDHVLIDAKITTEGPVLFVDGSLKTAINLTCSRCGVDFLYDVDVFFHCHEEPLSQASKDESIFLLKKDMDIDHYGGNEIEINDIFREQLFLAVPMHPLCREDCRGLCRVCGINLNTKTCDCHAEDLANPFNVIKGLFKEQ, from the coding sequence ATGAAGGTACTGATAAATAAAATCCCTGATGAGGGGATAGAGATTCACAGTTCGGAGAATGCGGAGACTCTGAATATCCTGCCTTCTGATATGGAATTGAAAGATCATGTACTTATTGATGCTAAGATAACAACTGAAGGACCTGTTTTATTTGTAGACGGGTCACTCAAGACAGCCATAAATCTTACATGCAGCAGGTGTGGAGTAGACTTCTTATATGATGTTGATGTTTTTTTCCACTGTCACGAAGAGCCTTTAAGTCAGGCGAGTAAGGATGAAAGTATATTTTTACTGAAGAAGGATATGGACATTGACCATTACGGGGGCAATGAAATAGAAATTAACGATATATTTAGGGAGCAGTTATTTCTTGCAGTTCCGATGCACCCGTTATGCAGGGAGGATTGCCGCGGGCTTTGCCGTGTCTGCGGGATAAACCTGAATACAAAAACATGTGACTGCCATGCGGAAGATTTAGCTAATCCATTTAATGTAATAAAGGGATTATTTAAGGAACAATAA